A section of the Prevotella melaninogenica genome encodes:
- a CDS encoding BspA family leucine-rich repeat surface protein — protein sequence MKTSRLTLQRFCVIIIAMLGAFFAFPQRVQGQTIQAYVQQSPDKSTLTFYYDSQRSSRAGATWGVNDKDAQFNSIPLWAGEHSSPNTKTTKVVFDASFKNYRPTTTAYWFYFYQALTTIEGWDNLNTSDVTDMMSMFEKCSALETLDLKTFNTTKVVDMRAMFQDCSTLKTLNVTSFNTESVKLMGSMFENCSSLETLDLKSFDTKNVEDMGGLFKTCSTLKTLDLKSFDTRNVQSMSSMFKGCSALETLNLESFDTENVLYMTSMFEGCSALETLNLESFETNNVDDMRNLFYGCTALKSIEFKSFNTVKVKDMCNMFRECKSLETLNLNHFNTKKVENMAYMFKDCQKLTTIFSARAWECEYSPSMFTGCTKLKGVVAYNADNTDAAMANPETGYFKKVAQPYAQLSPDKTTLTFYGSVGKRWGNFFI from the coding sequence ATGAAAACAAGTAGATTAACCTTACAGCGTTTTTGCGTGATTATCATCGCTATGCTGGGTGCTTTTTTTGCATTTCCTCAAAGAGTGCAGGGACAGACAATACAAGCCTATGTACAGCAAAGTCCTGACAAGTCGACACTTACTTTCTACTATGACAGCCAGCGTAGTAGTAGAGCAGGTGCCACGTGGGGGGTCAATGACAAAGATGCCCAATTTAATTCAATTCCTCTTTGGGCTGGCGAACACAGTTCCCCTAACACTAAGACCACAAAGGTTGTGTTTGATGCTTCTTTCAAAAATTACCGTCCAACCACCACTGCTTATTGGTTTTACTTCTATCAGGCATTGACTACTATTGAAGGATGGGATAATCTCAACACCTCTGATGTGACAGATATGATGTCTATGTTTGAGAAGTGTAGCGCACTTGAGACACTTGACCTCAAGACCTTCAACACAACTAAAGTAGTAGATATGAGAGCGATGTTTCAAGATTGTAGTACTTTAAAGACGCTCAATGTCACGAGTTTCAACACCGAAAGTGTGAAGCTTATGGGTTCAATGTTCGAAAATTGCAGTTCTCTTGAGACACTTGACCTCAAGAGTTTTGATACTAAAAATGTGGAGGATATGGGAGGACTGTTCAAGACATGCAGTACTCTAAAGACACTTGACCTTAAAAGCTTTGATACAAGAAATGTTCAGAGTATGAGTTCTATGTTTAAAGGATGTAGTGCGCTTGAAACCCTTAATCTTGAAAGTTTTGATACAGAGAATGTTCTGTATATGACTTCTATGTTTGAAGGATGTAGTGCGCTTGAAACCCTTAATCTTGAAAGCTTTGAGACTAATAATGTTGATGATATGCGAAACTTATTCTATGGATGCACTGCGCTGAAAAGTATTGAATTCAAAAGTTTCAATACTGTGAAGGTGAAGGATATGTGCAATATGTTCAGAGAGTGTAAGTCCCTTGAAACACTCAATCTCAATCACTTTAATACGAAGAAAGTAGAGAATATGGCATATATGTTCAAGGATTGTCAGAAACTTACTACCATATTCTCTGCAAGGGCATGGGAATGTGAGTATTCCCCAAGTATGTTTACTGGCTGTACCAAACTTAAAGGTGTGGTGGCTTACAATGCCGACAACACTGATGCAGCTATGGCAAACCCTGAAACGGGATATTTTAAGAAGGTAGCACAACCTTATGCACAACTAAGTCCAGACAAGACCACACTTACTTTTTACGGCTCAGTAGGAAAAAGGTGGGGAAATTTCTTTATTTGA
- a CDS encoding SusF/SusE family outer membrane protein has translation MGLKTFTKSILCCALFVVGALSAKAADCLVIVGEATWGGWNLGQSTVMQKSDENADVFKATVHLDANKEFKFLTELDWGKLEYRAGVSSVTLQSGVEAPLVSSDENADDNKFSVSESANYEIVCNLAEKTVVLTKATYQTTDLKHTALWMIGSATKGGWSIGEGTIMKADATNPAKFSARTELKAGELKFGTNVYAGFDQMFYLRDLSDEGKIVFGGDDNKWNITEEATYDVTVDVAAMTVSFTKVDPTAISTVETANNTPAVYYTLSGVKVEKPVAGVYVKCQGGKSVKVVVK, from the coding sequence ATGGGATTAAAAACATTTACAAAATCTATTTTATGTTGCGCTTTATTCGTTGTTGGCGCGTTGTCTGCAAAAGCTGCTGATTGCTTAGTAATTGTCGGTGAGGCTACGTGGGGTGGTTGGAATCTTGGTCAATCTACCGTTATGCAGAAGTCTGATGAGAATGCTGATGTCTTCAAGGCAACTGTTCATCTGGATGCAAATAAGGAGTTTAAGTTCTTGACTGAGCTTGATTGGGGTAAGTTGGAGTATCGTGCTGGAGTAAGTTCCGTGACATTACAGTCGGGTGTTGAGGCTCCATTGGTTAGTAGCGATGAGAATGCTGATGATAATAAGTTTAGTGTTTCTGAGTCTGCTAACTACGAGATTGTTTGTAACTTGGCTGAGAAGACAGTGGTTCTTACTAAGGCTACCTATCAGACAACAGATTTGAAGCACACAGCTTTATGGATGATTGGTAGTGCTACAAAGGGCGGTTGGAGTATCGGTGAAGGTACGATTATGAAGGCAGATGCAACTAATCCTGCTAAGTTCTCAGCACGAACAGAGTTGAAGGCTGGTGAGTTGAAGTTTGGTACGAATGTTTATGCTGGCTTCGATCAGATGTTCTATTTGCGCGACTTGTCAGACGAGGGTAAGATTGTCTTTGGTGGCGATGATAACAAATGGAACATCACAGAGGAGGCTACATACGATGTTACCGTTGATGTTGCTGCGATGACAGTGTCATTTACTAAGGTTGATCCAACAGCGATTAGCACTGTAGAGACAGCAAATAATACACCTGCAGTTTACTACACATTGAGCGGTGTGAAGGTTGAGAAGCCTGTTGCTGGTGTTTATGTGAAGTGTCAGGGTGGCAAGTCTGTGAAGGTTGTAGTGAAATAA
- a CDS encoding thiamine diphosphokinase, with protein sequence MIINNKKKNKNGQHQHIPNEHSVKHSPPFGGVGGGFSSVILAAGDFPTHALPLHILRTAENLIVCDGALKDLLEYDIEPTAVVGDGDSLSEELKQRYAHIYHPISEQEFNDLTKATLFARSHLKMDASTHTRPRFCYLGATGKREDHTLGNISLMLYYYRQLAIDPVMITDYGYFVAASGTTRFDSFPGQQVSIFNATCKELSSNGLKWDIYPFSELWQGTLNEALSNEFTIQADGDYLIYRTHKI encoded by the coding sequence ATGATTATCAATAACAAAAAGAAAAATAAGAACGGACAACACCAACACATTCCCAACGAACACTCCGTTAAGCACTCCCCTCCTTTCGGAGGGGTTGGGGGAGGCTTTAGTTCCGTCATCCTTGCTGCGGGTGACTTCCCTACCCACGCCCTACCCCTTCACATCCTACGTACTGCAGAGAATCTGATTGTTTGTGATGGTGCTTTGAAGGATTTATTGGAATATGATATAGAGCCAACAGCAGTGGTGGGCGATGGCGACTCACTCTCTGAAGAGTTGAAACAACGCTATGCACACATCTATCATCCGATTTCGGAGCAGGAGTTTAACGACCTGACCAAGGCTACTCTCTTTGCTCGTTCACATCTAAAGATGGATGCATCTACCCATACTCGTCCTCGCTTCTGTTACCTCGGAGCAACTGGCAAGCGTGAAGATCATACTTTGGGCAACATCTCTCTCATGCTCTATTACTATCGTCAGTTGGCTATCGACCCAGTGATGATTACCGATTATGGTTATTTTGTCGCAGCATCAGGTACAACTCGTTTTGATTCTTTCCCCGGACAGCAAGTCAGTATCTTCAATGCTACCTGCAAGGAGCTAAGTAGTAACGGACTAAAATGGGATATCTATCCATTCAGCGAACTATGGCAGGGAACGCTAAACGAAGCCTTATCGAATGAATTTACAATCCAAGCGGACGGTGATTACCTAATTTACCGTACGCATAAAATATAA
- the pnuC gene encoding nicotinamide riboside transporter PnuC, with protein sequence MTLDMLGCIVGLIYIYQEYKASIWLWLTGIIMPVIYMFVYYEAGLYADFGMQIYYTLAAIYGFLYWKFGRKKGAEEIPITRYPRRLILPSLLVFLVLWGALYLILIKFTNSTVPVLDSFGNALSFIGLWALAKKYIEQWWIWIVVDIELAGLYVYKEIPFTAGLYAFYAVIAVAGYFKWRRSLPQPLRKEGSANREDLP encoded by the coding sequence ATGACATTAGACATGCTGGGCTGCATCGTCGGCCTAATTTACATCTATCAAGAATACAAAGCGAGTATATGGCTTTGGTTGACGGGGATTATTATGCCTGTCATCTATATGTTTGTCTATTACGAGGCAGGACTGTATGCGGACTTTGGAATGCAGATATATTATACATTAGCTGCCATCTATGGGTTCTTGTATTGGAAGTTCGGAAGGAAGAAAGGGGCGGAGGAGATTCCTATCACACGCTATCCTCGTCGGTTGATACTCCCCTCACTGCTTGTCTTCCTCGTCCTCTGGGGTGCTCTCTATCTCATCCTCATCAAGTTCACAAACTCTACCGTACCTGTATTAGATAGCTTCGGCAATGCACTCAGCTTCATCGGTCTGTGGGCTTTAGCAAAGAAATACATCGAACAGTGGTGGATATGGATTGTTGTCGACATCGAATTAGCAGGACTTTATGTATATAAAGAGATTCCTTTCACCGCAGGCCTCTATGCTTTCTATGCCGTTATTGCAGTGGCAGGGTACTTTAAGTGGAGAAGAAGCCTCCCCCAACCCCTCCGAAAGGAGGGGAGTGCAAATAGGGAAGACCTCCCCTAA